A window of Oncorhynchus kisutch isolate 150728-3 linkage group LG23, Okis_V2, whole genome shotgun sequence genomic DNA:
ctctaaactttcagctcatacaaggagaagactgatcagagatgcagccaagaggcccatgatcactctggatgaactgcagagatctacagctgaggtgggagactctgtccataggacaacaatcagtcatatattgcacaaatctggcctttatggaagagtggcaagaagaaagccatttcttaaagataatcataaaaagtgttgtttaaagtttgccacaagacacctgggagacacaccaaacatgtggaagaaggtgctctggtcagatgaaaccaacattgaactttttggcaacaatgcaaaacattatgtttgacgtaaaagcaacacagctcatcaccctgaacacaccatccccactgtcaaacatggtggtggcagcatcatggtttgggcctgcttttcttcagcagggacagggaagatggttaaaattgatgggaagatggatggagccaaatacaggaccattctggaagaaaacctgatggagtctgcaaaagacctgagactgggacggagatttgtcttccaacaagacaatgatcaaaaacataaagcaaaatctacaatggaatggttcaaaaatgaacatatccaggtgttagaatggcaaagtcaaagtccagacctgaatccaatcgagaatctgtggaaagaactgaaaactgctgttcacaaatgctctccatccaacctcactgagctcgagctgttttgcaaggaggaatgggaaaaaatttcagtctctcaatgtgcaaaactgatagacataccccaagcgacttacagctgtaatcgcagcaaaaggtggcgctacaaagtattaacttaagggggctgaataattttgcacgcccaatttttcaagtttttgatttgttaaaaaagtttgaaatatccaataaatgtcgttccacttcatgattgtgtcccacttgttgttgattcttcacaaaaaaatacagttttatatctttatgtttgaagcctgaaatgtggcaaaaggtggcaaagttcaagggggccgaatactttcgcaaggcactgtagtttaccaagctaccaattacttcacactggaagaagttaacaTTAACAGTGTTGGGGAGTACGAGTAGTGAACTATGTAGTTCAACTTGTAATTCAACTAAAATTTGCCGTAGCTTGGTGATAGTTGAACTAAATTCGATTCTTGGTAGAGTTAATGACTTTTTTGCTCTAgttaactactggaactacataCTACTTTTTTGCAAAAAGAAAATATGGGTGATGTAGGCAatcatttcctttctttttcagcATCAGACTTGCCTCGTTCTCACATGAAacattagctgtgttcgaatactcatactaaccacaCTATTTGTGGCgtgaattgagtatatagtatgcttattggtcatattatggatatagttagtatgccaaaagttctcATATGTCGTACTAAATTCCCCAAAATACGAAGTACACACGCAGAGGACACTATTTCCGtacttttagggcccataatgcaaatCTTCCGATAATGGGCGTAGCTTCACaacattttcagatttgaagaaaattgCGGAAAATATGCAACCGAAGTCTAATGAGAGCGAATACACATTTTTTGAACTAActaatgacaaatgttaagaaaatgttgagcaatgtaataaagtaatgacttttcaaataagttacacgttatgttggctgacaatttgttagctacgctaacCTTACGAACTGAATAGCATTACAGCAATATGTATGTTAGCTAACCTAACGTTAGTTAGATACTAATGCATCGAACTTGTcaggcagtatattaactatctgctaactaactaaccaacatttattgacttgattattcacatcATTCATAGTTaagtggtatagtcgttgtgcgtttcaatggacattgttaattctggctatctactctgatttcagagcactctcacgtacggttgaatatggccggtgtcagtaaacctctgggaaataaaacaataaattgttgccagcagcacagttaaagaaatggtcagagtgaggtgttctttaatttgtgtctggaagtaactagccaacattagccagttagcttgggttcTTAACTGCCGTTGAAAGCTCGGATCAACATTACTCCTCGGCCAGAACATCCAGTGTGCTCTTAACGCTCAGACagcaaaacgctctgaatttgCAATCTGACAACGTTCTGGATTTACCAATGCCCAGTGTAGTATTATCTAAAATAAGGACGCACGACAACGAGGTTCTAGCTCCAGCATGTTTACTAACCTAACCCTCGCATGTCATACATTGGTACGGATACCTACAAGGGACATCCTACTACATCTTCCCCTCTCCCATGAACAAGAACTCAACATGCATAACCACTGAAGCATAACTGAAATGTAATTTGGAAACCAGTATTATTCTCTAACATGCTACTTCACATCCTGAAACAGTATGAACATTAACTTAGGTACAGTCTCTTTTTGCTGGGTATGGTCCCCAACAGTATGTTTTCTCTTCACGTAACATAGTCTTTCAGCCACTCTGGGGGCTTCACATCCCTTTTTGGTTGCGCTTGTGGCTCTGTGagcattctctctccttcaccctatTTTCGTGTATTTTCTGTGGCCTCAGTCTGTGGCTGGAAGAGCTCTGAGGTGTGTTTTGTTCCTTCCTACCTTTTCTGAGCCTGTGTCCACCACATAGGAGCGTGGGGCATCTGCTTTCCTCAGCACTATTGCTGGTGTCTTTGAGTTTGTAATCCACACACGTTGACCTTCAGTCATCTCTGGCCTCTCCGTAGCACGGTGTCTCCGATTAAAGTCTAAAGTTTGTTTCAGCCGTTTGTCCCTCTCAGCGAAGGCCTTCCTGTTAGGCCATCAGGGTTTAAGTTGAGTCGGCGTGACAGGCAATGGGGAACGCAGCCTCCTGCCCATCAGGAGCTCGGTAGGCGACGGCCCATGATGCAGTGGTGTAACTCTGTAAGCTAACAGAGCCCTGTATGGATCCTTGTTCATTTTCAGCAGTCCCTTTACTGTTTTCactgctctctctgcctcaccATTACTCTGTGCATGGTAGGGGCTACTGTTCACATGTGTGAAGTCATATTCTGCGGCAAAAGCAGAAAAGGAGCTTGCAGAGAACTGGGGAGCGTTATCTGTAACCAGGACCTCAGCGATCCCTTGCCTGGAATTTATTTTACTTTAATCCATTGATAACACcgctgatactcaacactggggccccacaagggtgtgttctgagccctctcctgtactccctgttcacccacgactgcgtggccacgcacgcctccaactcaatcatcaagtttgcggacgacacaacagtggtaggcttgattaccaacaacgacgagacggcctacagggaggaggtgagggccctcggagtgtggtgtcaggaaaataacctcacactcaacgtcaacaaaactaaggagatgattgtggacttcaggaaacagcagagggaacacccccccatccacatcgatggaacagtagtggagagggtagcaagttttaagttcctcggcatacacatcacagacaaactgaattggtccactcacacagacagcatcgtgaggaaggcgcagcagcgcctcttcaacctcaggaggctgaagaaattcggcttgtcaccaaaagcactcacaaactcctacagatgcacaatcgagagcatcctggcgggctgtatcaccgcctggtatggcaactgcaccgccctcaaccgtaaggctctccagagggtagtgaggtctgcacaacgcatcaccgggggcaaactacctgccctccaggacacctacaccacccgatgctacaggaaggccataaagatcatcaaggacatcaaccacccgagccactgcctgttcaccccgctgtcatccagaaggcgaggtcagtacaggtgcatcaaagctgggaccgagagactgaaaaacagcttctatctcaaggccatcagactgttaaacagccaccactaacattgagtggctactgccaacacactgtcaatgacactgactctactccagccactttaataatgggaattgatgggaaattatgtaaatatatcactagccactttaaacaatgctaccttatataatgttacttaccctacattattcatctcatatgcatacgtagatactgtactctatatcatcgactgcatccttatgtaatacatgtatcactagccactttaactatgccacttggtttacatactcatctcatatgtatatactgtactcgatatcatctactgtatcttgcctatgctgctctgtaccatcactcattcatatatccttatgtacatattctttatccccttacactgtgtataagacagtagtttttttgggaattgttagttagattacttgttcgttattactgcattgtcggaactagaagcacaagcatttcgctacactcgcattaatatctgctaaccatgtgtatgtgacaaataaaatgtgatttgatttgatttgatttgatgtgtttaTGGGTGTCTTTGCTATTTCAATGCATCTTGAATATTAATCTACCACTAGCAGATGTGTCATTTTTCTAATAGAACATATCTGCCCCTACCTTTTGTCATGGCCGTTTTGGCAGCTCTGTTGCCATCATTGGCTCCGGATGACAAGGTTGACATTTTGCACAGACCTCACACTGGGCCACCAGCTTGGGAATCTGAGTACAAGCCACCACACCAACTGTTGAGCCCTCAGTCTGCATTTGGTTATGCCCATGTGTCCCTCATGCACTCTGTCTAGCATTTCTGGTTGTAGAGTCTCTGGGATAACTCTCCGTTGTCCTTTCATGAGAAGGTCTCCATCAAAGTCACTTTGGTGCACCCAATAGGGCTTCAGCAGCGGAGGCAGTTCCTCCTGCCTGGGCCATCCCTTTTTGCACTATCTGTCGGTAGATGGGGTCTCGTTGTTGCTCTTCTGCAATCTGCTGCAGTTTGGTCTGAGATGCAGGTAAGCTGTCCCTTACTGCATTAATGGACACCTGTACCTCACCCTCTAGACATTGCTCCTCCTCTGATAATGGACATTTAATTGGGGCCCTGGAGAGTGCATCTGCTGTGATCAGTGCCTTCCCTGGCATATACACCATCTTGTAGGTGAACCTCAGTAATCTAAGGTGGAAGCGCAGAACTCTGGGTTGTACAGTGCTTTTGTCCCTAACAGAGCCAACAGTGGTTTGTGGTCAGTCTCTGCTGTAAACTGCAGGCCAATAAGGTATTGGCTGAGCCTTTCATATGCCCATGTGATAGCCAACGCCTCCTTCTCCACTTGTGCATAGCTTTGGTCTGTGTCGGATAAGCTTTGGGAGATGTTAGCTATTGGACGCCACACCATGTTGTCCTGCATCTGTATGAGGACCGCCCCTAGCCCAAAGGATGATGCATCTGCTGATACTTTTGTCTTAGCCTGGGGACGATACTGGGCCAGCACTCTCTGATCCTTATGTCCCCAGTGGCTTTTGGAACCACTACAATCCCTGCACACCAGTCAGTGGGACTCTCTATTTTAGACACCGCCCCAATTTCTTCCATCCTCCCCAACTCTTCCTTTACTCTGGCCAATAAAGGGAGGGGGTAGTAAAGGGCATAGCGAACAGCATCCTCTTTCAGGTGGATTTTGTAGTCAACTTCTATCCTTCCTAGACCAGAAAACACTTTGGGGAATTTATTTTTGAAAACCTCACCTGGGTCCTCCAGTTCGCTCACTCTCTCAATGAGTTGCAATGCTTCAATTGTTGAGAGTCAATGACGAAGACAGGCTGCATGGCACTTTTGTCTTTACTCTCCAGTTTAATCACCAATTGCCCTGCCACGGGTAATATCTTATTATTGGGCCCGTACAGTTTTTTGTTTGCAGAGAGCAAAGGGCCATCTCTACTATATCTATACAACCTAGTTGGGATAGCTGTCACTGCTGCCCCAGTGTCTAGTTTAAATGACACAACCTCCCCATTGAGTGTAATGTCTGAATACAAGCCAGCATTGTTTTCCCTTACTTCTCCCAGAATGCTGCTGTCCTGCTGTACCTCCTCTGAGACCTCATGCATTTGCTTTAATCAACAGACAGCTGAAAAGTGTCCTCTCCTGTGACATGTCCTGCATCCCAGCATCCTTTGCTGGGCAATCTTTCCATCTGTGGAAAGGGGATTTCCCACATTTGCGACAAACACTTGAACTAGCTACTGGTGCTGTCTGTGATTGTtttctccatgtctgtctctgttctgtgttgcCCTATGTTATTTTTTAGCTcagtataaaaatgtatttatttcctcACTCTCTTCGctctgcaaagagctgctgtcGCGCAGCATCGTCTGCTGTCTTTTTACTGTCTTACTCTGCCTAACCTGGTTTACAGCTTTAGACAAGGTAAGCTGGGAATCCAATTGTAACTTTTCCGAAAGTTATATATATTTCTTATTCCCACTACAATCTGATCTCGGATCAGACTGACAATGTTCTGCTAGTTTGTGAACAGCTGTGATAAAACTGTCGGTGGTTTCACTGTGCTCCTGTTTGCGCATATTGAACCTAGCTCTCTCAAATATAATGTTGTGTCTCCCTACAAAATGCGTTTCAAAATGATCTTTAACGGCACTGTAGTTAAGTTTCTCTTCCTCAGTCATTATTAAAGCATTTAATATATCCTCGGCTTCATCACCCATAGAGTAGATCAGTGTATTAACTTGAAATGCCTAATTTTTCACATTTAAGCCTGATGCTACCCTGTACCTTTCAAAGCGCCTGATCCATTTCGGTCAGTTTTGAATGTCCATACAATCAAAATCCTCAGGGGGACCAGAGCCCGTTGAACTTGGAGTTGCAAACCCTGAAATCCCGACAGTTTCTTCCTTTTGCAACATGTTGCTTAGCAGTAACTTAGTCCTTGCTCGGTAGCTAGCAAAATAATGATATGCGCTGTTTTATCTCGTCCCTGCTTCGAAACAGCCTGAATGTATGATTTACTTGGTACGTCCTTCAAGTTTATGTAATTATTAaaaccacttctgacaccatgtagtATTATCTAAAATAAGGATGCACAACAACAAGGTTTTAGCTCCAGCATGTTTACTAACCTAACCCTCGCATGTCATACATAGGTACAGATACCCCAAGGGACATCATACTACACCCAGAGCACACCCGGAATCTTAAAATGTTTAGccagtcatttgttatgctaacaagctagcaaaaGCATCAACTTCTGTTAGACAGGCGAAGCtctagtacgctcaactgaaatgATACCgttcgtttacagtatactaaaatgaactaatagtatgtagtatgttaGGATGGGTATTTGAACACAGCCATTGTTTTGTGTAGTTTAGGGTTGGGACGTCCCAATGATCACGGATAGCATAGACTCCTTTTCACCTTTTttgtatttcacctttttttgtatttcacctttatcgTGGACCTTCACCGCATAATTAAATCAGGATCCCAACTTAACTGCTAGTGGCTAATCAAAAGATTGACACCAACTACTGCAAATGAAATAGAACCCCAATGATAAGTAACCAATCAAATTTGTGTTGTCCAGATAAGGCGGGTACTCTCAAGGGGTGTGTGAACTCTAttggttagtgctatccgggatTGAACCCCATTGGCGTGAACAAGCTCATGATCCCGTGTCACTAGTTACAACATCCACAAAGTGGAAACGGTCTATATCTTAAAAATGTATGAaacaaaaatgagctttttggtcttaatttagaATGAAACATAAGGTTAgcggtggttaaggttaggttttaaaTCTATAAATCTATAAATTGTAGTAATAGGCGGGTTTTAGCCAtgattatgactttgtggctgtggtaactagggaCAAATATCATGTCGACTGACTTCCATGTGTAAGAAAAACGTGATGCTGGTTATTGCACGGAGTTAAAAGTACGATTAAATTGGTGAGCTAGCTAATAATTGAACCGAATGGACGACTATTAAAAACAATAGTGTCACTCAAATACCATCGGTTCAATGGTGGTACGTTAGTTGGTGCTTGTCTCGTGCTCTTGAATTCCGTAGCTTAGCTAACAAGCTAATGTCAAATACAGTTTGAGACCTGGTTTGATACTTTGTCATCTCTTAGGCCTTTAAGTTAACAATATAACCACCTAACGTTAGAGTAATCTGCATCTTTGGCAGTGTTTGCTTCCTATGTTATATAAATGATTCGTAGTGAATTTCCCATCAATACTGACAGCGTTACATTTGACATTGTTGGTAACAAATACACCACAGATATCGCGCGTGATAGGAAAGTTAACTAATAAGCGTGCACTTGCTTTAAATAGCTGTCACTTCTAGTGGTCGAACTTACTCTTGCACAATCAGCAGAATGTTTCAGTCTACACCACGGCAGTTTAAACATTTATGTGAAATCGGTGTATGTGCTGTTAGGGTTCAAAGCAGTAATACAGTGAGACAGTGGATTGGCAAGAGCAATGGCAAATCCGAAACCACGACATGGATTAGAAGACGCATGGGCCTGTTGTTATCATGGCTCCAGAGATCGGGGGTGGGCACCAGTAAAACAGTGGCGTCTGACAATAAGAAGCAAGACTTGCTATCAATTTTTGCCAACCATTGTAGCTTTGTGACAGGCCAGAGGCTTCGACGCGCCCATCAGATTGGAGAGCTTTACGCAAACCTGTACTCAGAGCGAACTAGGTGGACCCTGGTAGGAAGCATATGGCGTCGACTCCAGAGCAAGCACGCTTCCACGGGGAAGCTTGTGGCTGCACTGGCGGGTGTCTTCCTGTGGGAGGACGAGAAGGTCCGAGATGAAGAACTacacaggtagagagagacatgCTGTTACTTCCAACTTCCAAATGAGAAACATATTGTTGTGCATATAATTGTACACTGTTATTTGCCCAATTGTTTACATAATGCAGGCGTGGAATGTTAGGACTACCTTTACTTCAACCTTGTCCTGTAATGTTAAAGCAGGCAGTATGCTTCGCATGTTGAGTGTTTAGAACCTGTATATACAGCAACACCAGTACATGTCGCTTGTTATGGTAAGAAATCTTAACTCTGCTCACTTCCAAAGGTGTGGACTAGAGCTCCAAGCTTTGGAGTCAGTGAAGAATCTGAGTGCATCCTCAGAGAAGGATGAAGGGCAGGTGGAGACAGGCTGGGAACTTGTCATGGAGAAGAATAATTTCAAAGTGTGGAGGCGGCCAATTGAGGGAAGCCACTTATGTGAATACAGAGGTAAGCCTGCATTGTCACAAATCTTTGACACCCAGAATATGCAGTAAAACTTTCCTTTGTGACTATATGGGGTGTCATCATTTCATCAACCCTTTGATGTAGATTTGCACTTTTCCATTTTCTCTTTTTGCCTTGATCATCATCTACATGTCTGAGTTTAATcaagggctgaccccatttagttgactggtcgataggctgttggttgtCCAACATTTCTATAGTCGAGCAGTAGCAAAAAATAATGgtgtacaagacacctgtctgGGTGAACTGTTGAGGCCGTGGGGATGGCACTAGGGCAACAAAACAAATATCATTGTtgaccaaaaaaataaaaaattctttGTTGACTGAAACTCATCTGATTTAAGTAAGACATGCctcgagggagccagagatctagataaccagaagaaaacatttaaaaacttAACCTGACCAAACTATTCTCCTCCTGCTGGCTTGTGCAGATTCTGAaattactctcctgaagttgccggtaataggcAAAACGAGGAGTCTGcaacctttctcatgtggaatgccaatttatcttaccatttctaccgatctgcatgccagttatggttttcatatgcacatttttgtgGAATGTAATTTATAATAACGTCTTCATATCtcaatcattgtcatgtggttaatcaaaattctatccAAATGGAGATGAAACATGTTACCAAAAATTAACATATTGCCATTACCAACTGTtttaaaatagcctacataacGCCAACAAAATGAAAACATTGCAGGCTGCAGATAGAATATATcctgatttaaaaataaatatcctataaatcacattggctatgtGAAAGGATGCATGACCTGTCTGCATGACCTGTCGGCAACGaatttgaaacattgtatcaactattaacttgggtccAGCAGAAGCTTGCACTAGTGAACTTCAACATTTTATAAAATATTCTGTGCACTCAGTTTCCTGCACCAGTGAGCTCGGgacacacagctgtaggctatttgcgcaaGGAATAAGAAGCAGTGTTTGACTTGGGCAGGCACTCcgtactagaggtcaaccgatttaatcagaatggccgattaattagggccgatttcaagttttcataacaatcggaaatcggtgtttttggacaccgatttggccattacatgttttatttaattattattatttatttattttacacctttatttaatctttatttaactagccaagtcagttaagaacacattcttattttcaatgatggccaaggaacggtgggttaactgcctcgttcaggggcagaacgacagattttcaccttgtcagctcggggatccaatcttgcaaccttacagttaactagtccaacgctataaacacctgcctctcgttgcactccacaaggagactgttgCGTGAATGCAGtaaaccaaggtaagttgctagctagcattaaaatgatcttataaaaaacaatcaatcaatcataatcactagttaactacacatggttgatgatattactagtttatctagcgtgtcctgcgttgcatataatctgattgagcatacaagtatctgactgagcggtggtaggcagcagcatgctcctaagcattcattcaaacagcacttttgtgtgttttgccagcagctcttcgttgtgcgtcaaacattgcgctgtttatgacttcaagtctatcaactccagagatgaggctggtgtaaccgatgtaaaatggctagctagttagcggggtgcgcgctaatagcgtttcaaacgtcactcgctctgagacttggagtggttgttccccttgctctgcatgggtaacgatgcttcgagggtggctgttgtcgttgtattcctggttcgagcccagggaggagcgaggagagggacggaagctatactgttacactggcaatactaaagtgcctataagaacatccaatagtcaaaggttaatgaaatgcaaatggtatagagggaaatagtcctataattcctataatgactacaacctaaaacttcttacctgggaatattgaagactcatgttaaaaggaaccaccagctttcatatgttctgagcaagcaacataaacgttagctttcttacatggcacatgcacttttactttcttctccaacactttgtttttgcagtatttaaaccaaattgaacatgtttcattatttatttgaggctcacttgatttgattgatgtattatattaagttaaaataagttcattcagtattgttttaattgtcattattacaaataaataaataaaaatgaacaatTAATTGGTATCGACTTTTTTtgatcctccaataatcagtatcagTATTGGCGtttaaaaatcataatcggtcgacctctactcagtactggcacctcaaatgttctactgcttgagctcctgttcctcttatagaatataaGAGCACTGATAAGAAGTAGTCAGGTAGGGagattttatgacgtttccactgaatcagagcatgacattttttcccctttcactctgagtggttatcgaaagggagagagcctgaaagatttttcaaatacattgaggaactattgcAATTCTCtaatgtaaaaacagacttaatttgcttgctgtttgaagtgaagaaaacattactttgtAGCCAAAGAAACGAACATTGTAGATGGGAAATTATAGGAATTAACGGTAAATGTACtcctggtgatatgtaatggggaattgatatacACAAACATTCAAACacaacaattcacacaatgatgTTATTAAACAATTAATGTGCACAAATATGCGGCagagcgcattctggagagagaagtgCATTGTGCATCTGGTTGCATGGTTAATGTGATGTCTGCATTGGTCATGAAGCATTTACGGTCATATGGGctcagcagaagtcagggcattcatacttattGCTTGTTGTGGAGCAGTGTAGAGCTTTTGTCAAGGAAGTGAGATTTTGTTTTCTATAGGATGTACCACCCAAAATTAGGGAGGTGCATGGTGATGTGGTACGGAGCTCGAGTTGGCCTCTGCATGCTTCTGGAGGTTCTGCAATTGCATCACACCTTCGATAAGGAGCCTCCTACCACATTTTCGTGTCAAGCATGAATGGGCTTTTAGGTGGATCATTTCACTGAGATGAGcgcatacatacagttgaagtcggaagtttacatacaccttagccaaatacatttaaactcagtttttcacaattcctagtaaaacattccctgtcttaggtcaattaggatcaccactttattttaagaatgtgaaatgtcagaataatagtgtagagtgatttatttcagcttttatttctttcatcacattcccagtgggtcagaagtttatatacactcaattagtatttggtagcattgcctttaaattgtttaacgagggtcaaatgttttgggtagccttccacaagcttcccacaatgttGGGCTCCTGCCAGAGCCAGAGCTGGTGT
This region includes:
- the LOC109868373 gene encoding stAR-related lipid transfer protein 7, mitochondrial-like; the encoded protein is MFQSTPRQFKHLCEIGVCAVRVQSSNTVRQWIGKSNGKSETTTWIRRRMGLLLSWLQRSGVGTSKTVASDNKKQDLLSIFANHCSFVTGQRLRRAHQIGELYANLYSERTRWTLVGSIWRRLQSKHASTGKLVAALAGVFLWEDEKVRDEELHRCGLELQALESVKNLSASSEKDEGQVETGWELVMEKNNFKVWRRPIEGSHLCEYRVWGSYNDVTPRQFFNVQLDMEYRKTWDALVLKLEVVDRDINTGSEVVHWATRFPYPMYSRDYVYVRRYNVDVENNLMVLISRAVQHPGVPETQDYVRVHSYQSKMVIRPHKSFDENGFTYLLTYSDDPQTAFPRYCVSWMVSSGMPDFLEKLHTAALKAKNLEVGIYDYASAVKSNDTKHQPSQDRLGDNTHPGQIYA